In one Sphingomonas sp. AP4-R1 genomic region, the following are encoded:
- a CDS encoding ABC transporter permease: MAQPATATGLPTPYSDPLRFEGAAAAARSRLLLVARRAVVRLLTHVLPLMLAVTVGAFLLIHSAKGSVVDVMTSEMQLSDPATIAHLNAVYGLDQPLLVQLLRYIWSVARLDLGFSYRQGMSVVSAIMLHLPATLLLMAAAILVAASIGILGGVAASRRPNGWLDRSISVAAVMLFAAPSFWLGILLVVLFSVHLGWTPVGDMRTIGLDDSPLANLLDLLHHLALPALALGLHKSAIYLRVTRNAMIGTGRADFVRTARAKGLTERAITFRHVLRNAMIPVVTVIGLQFATVLSGSIVVEAVFNWPGLGGLLFDSAMARDYPLVLGIVIIGSTIVILVNLLVDLVYTWLDPRMADR, encoded by the coding sequence ATGGCGCAGCCTGCGACCGCGACGGGATTGCCGACGCCCTATTCCGATCCGCTGCGCTTCGAGGGCGCGGCGGCGGCCGCCCGGTCGCGGTTGCTCCTCGTCGCCCGTCGCGCGGTCGTGCGGCTGCTCACCCATGTCCTGCCCCTGATGCTGGCGGTCACGGTCGGGGCGTTCCTGCTGATCCATTCCGCCAAAGGCAGCGTCGTCGACGTGATGACGTCGGAGATGCAATTGTCGGATCCGGCGACGATCGCGCACCTGAATGCGGTCTACGGGCTCGACCAGCCGCTGCTGGTCCAGTTGTTGCGCTACATCTGGTCGGTCGCGCGGCTGGATCTCGGCTTCTCCTATCGGCAGGGCATGTCGGTCGTCTCAGCGATCATGCTGCATCTGCCGGCGACCCTGCTGCTGATGGCCGCCGCGATCCTGGTGGCGGCATCGATCGGCATCCTCGGCGGTGTCGCCGCGTCGCGCCGGCCCAACGGCTGGCTGGACCGTTCGATCTCGGTCGCGGCAGTGATGCTGTTCGCTGCGCCGAGTTTCTGGTTGGGCATCCTGCTCGTCGTGCTGTTCTCGGTCCATCTCGGCTGGACGCCGGTTGGCGACATGCGCACGATCGGCCTCGACGACAGCCCGCTGGCAAACCTGCTGGACCTGCTCCACCATCTCGCATTGCCTGCGCTCGCGCTGGGCCTGCACAAGTCGGCCATCTATCTGCGCGTCACGCGCAACGCGATGATCGGCACCGGGCGCGCCGATTTCGTCCGCACCGCCCGCGCCAAAGGCTTGACCGAGCGGGCGATCACTTTCCGCCACGTGCTGCGCAACGCGATGATCCCGGTCGTCACGGTGATAGGCCTACAGTTCGCGACGGTGCTGAGCGGCAGCATCGTGGTCGAGGCGGTGTTCAATTGGCCAGGCCTCGGCGGCTTGCTGTTCGATTCCGCGATGGCTCGCGATTATCCCCTGGTGCTGGGCATCGTCATCATTGGCTCAACGATCGTGATCCTCGTCAACCTGCTCGTCGATCTCGTCTATACATGGCTAGATCCGCGCATGGCTGACCGGTGA
- a CDS encoding ABC transporter ATP-binding protein — MSLLSVTDLQVHLPTKRGTVHAVNGVSLDVGYGETVGLIGESGCGKSTLGKALTRLVPSTAGTIALEGQDLTRLNERALRALRPKVQMIFQDNYSALNPRHSVGHSIAQPLRLAGWSRSAARARVEDLLGKVGLSPDAAQRLPDAFSGGQRQRIGIARAIAVNPKLVICDEPVSALDVSVRAQVLNLLGDLQTELAISYLFISHDLAVVEHIADRILVMYLGFVVEEGRRETFWRSPLHPYTQALLAAVPAARPDAAKARDKTLLAGELPSNLHLPEGCPFQARCPLVEARCRVERPRLRDGAGGNRVACHLAPAADAARPAPTPQPPALRIVGTRP; from the coding sequence GTGTCACTCCTCTCCGTCACTGATCTGCAGGTTCACCTGCCGACGAAGCGCGGCACCGTGCATGCGGTCAACGGCGTCTCGCTGGACGTCGGCTATGGCGAGACGGTCGGCCTGATCGGCGAATCCGGCTGCGGAAAATCGACGTTGGGCAAGGCATTGACGCGGCTTGTGCCCTCAACCGCCGGGACCATCGCGCTGGAAGGACAGGATCTCACCCGGCTGAACGAACGCGCGTTGCGGGCACTGCGCCCGAAGGTCCAGATGATCTTCCAAGACAATTACAGCGCACTCAACCCGCGCCATAGTGTCGGCCATAGCATCGCCCAGCCGTTGCGCCTCGCTGGCTGGTCGCGCAGCGCCGCACGAGCCCGCGTCGAGGATCTGCTCGGAAAGGTCGGTCTGTCGCCAGATGCCGCACAGCGGTTGCCGGATGCCTTTTCGGGCGGACAGCGCCAGCGCATCGGGATCGCTCGCGCCATCGCCGTGAACCCGAAGCTGGTCATCTGCGACGAGCCGGTTTCGGCGCTCGACGTGTCGGTTCGCGCGCAGGTGCTGAACCTGCTCGGCGATCTGCAGACCGAGCTTGCGATCTCCTACCTGTTCATCTCGCACGATCTGGCGGTGGTCGAGCATATCGCCGACCGTATCCTCGTCATGTATCTCGGCTTCGTCGTTGAGGAAGGCCGTCGCGAGACGTTCTGGCGGAGCCCGCTGCACCCTTACACGCAGGCTCTGCTCGCCGCCGTTCCCGCCGCCCGGCCCGATGCCGCCAAAGCGCGCGACAAGACGTTGCTCGCCGGCGAGCTGCCCAGCAATCTTCACCTGCCCGAAGGCTGCCCGTTCCAGGCCCGCTGCCCGCTGGTCGAGGCACGGTGCCGGGTCGAGCGGCCGCGCCTGCGCGACGGCGCCGGCGGCAACCGCGTCGCCTGCCATCTTGCCCCCGCTGCCGATGCGGCGCGGCCGGCGCCCACCCCTCAACCGCCTGCACTCCGCATCGTCGGCACGCGGCCATAA
- a CDS encoding ABC transporter ATP-binding protein — translation MTGTIVAELDKVSTAVATRQGQLPVLEEFDLALRQGETVAVVGESGCGKSMAALTLMRLLPRGEVDVSCGAVRVAGRDITTLPDREVARLRGREIAMIFQNPMSALNPVMTIGRQLEEAIAVHDPRPRAALRERALELLRMVAIPDPETRHGEYPHRLSGGMCQRIAIAMAIACSPQLLIADEPTTALDVTIQAQMLQLLQRLKDATGMAMLFITHDLGVVAEMADRVVVMYAGRKVEEANVADLFARPLHPYTQGLMALTLSAGQPRQGRLPEIAGMVPPLGQRPAGCTFAPRCPHAFVRCREQAPPLADHGGGHKVACWRAEQEDDARVTPLRH, via the coding sequence ATGACGGGCACGATCGTCGCCGAACTGGACAAGGTCTCGACCGCGGTCGCCACGCGCCAGGGCCAGCTGCCCGTGCTGGAAGAGTTCGATCTCGCGCTCCGCCAGGGAGAGACGGTCGCCGTGGTCGGCGAATCCGGTTGCGGCAAGTCGATGGCGGCGCTCACGCTGATGCGCCTGCTGCCGCGCGGAGAGGTGGATGTATCGTGCGGGGCCGTGCGTGTTGCCGGGCGGGACATCACCACCCTGCCCGATCGCGAGGTCGCACGTCTGCGCGGCCGGGAGATCGCGATGATCTTCCAGAACCCGATGAGCGCGCTGAACCCGGTGATGACGATCGGCCGCCAGCTGGAAGAGGCGATCGCCGTCCACGATCCGCGCCCGCGCGCGGCTCTGCGCGAACGGGCGCTGGAACTGCTGCGCATGGTTGCGATCCCCGATCCGGAGACGCGCCACGGCGAATATCCGCATCGGCTGTCGGGTGGCATGTGCCAGCGCATCGCGATCGCGATGGCCATCGCGTGCTCCCCCCAATTGCTGATCGCAGACGAACCGACGACGGCGCTCGACGTCACGATTCAGGCGCAGATGCTGCAATTGCTGCAGCGGCTGAAGGACGCAACCGGCATGGCGATGCTGTTCATCACGCACGATCTCGGCGTGGTCGCCGAAATGGCCGATCGCGTGGTCGTCATGTATGCGGGCCGCAAGGTGGAGGAGGCGAATGTCGCCGATCTCTTCGCCCGGCCGCTTCACCCTTACACCCAAGGGCTGATGGCGCTGACCTTGTCGGCCGGCCAGCCGCGCCAGGGCCGACTGCCGGAGATTGCCGGCATGGTGCCACCGCTCGGCCAGCGACCGGCAGGCTGCACCTTCGCGCCGCGCTGCCCCCACGCCTTTGTCCGTTGCCGCGAACAGGCGCCTCCGCTCGCCGATCATGGCGGCGGCCACAAGGTCGCCTGCTGGCGCGCCGAACAGGAGGACGACGCCCGTGTCACTCCTCTCCGTCACTGA
- a CDS encoding aldo/keto reductase: protein MEYVRLGSTGLKVSRIAFGCSSYGSTDWMPWALPEAEALPFYERAIESGINFFDNADSYSTGLAEEIFGRAIAKIGVPRDRIVIGTKVFGAMGPDVNQRGLSRKHIRHAIDDSLRRLGVDYVDLYQIHRLDPTTSPEEIMEALDDVVRAGKALHIGASSMYAWQFAKLQSIAERAGSARFVTMQNRYNLLYREEEREMVPLCIDQGVGIIPYSPLARGLLTGSRRRGTKRSEVVKDFTRPEDEAVVDRVLAVAERRGESPARIALAWLLSRPGVTAPIVGATKLSHLDDAIAALETKLSPEEIAELEEPYGCQPPQFDRATVPSHNHAAAAALAAARGEA from the coding sequence ATGGAATATGTCCGGCTCGGATCTACCGGGCTGAAAGTCTCGCGTATCGCCTTCGGTTGCTCCAGTTACGGCTCGACCGACTGGATGCCGTGGGCGCTGCCCGAGGCTGAGGCTCTGCCCTTCTACGAGCGCGCGATCGAGAGCGGCATCAACTTCTTCGACAATGCCGATTCCTATTCGACCGGTCTGGCCGAAGAGATTTTCGGGCGGGCGATCGCCAAGATCGGCGTGCCGCGCGACCGCATCGTCATCGGCACAAAGGTTTTCGGGGCGATGGGGCCGGATGTGAATCAGCGCGGCCTGTCGCGAAAACATATCCGCCATGCGATCGACGACAGCCTGCGCCGGCTGGGGGTCGACTATGTCGATCTCTACCAGATCCACCGGCTCGATCCGACCACGTCGCCGGAAGAGATCATGGAGGCGCTCGACGATGTCGTGCGGGCCGGCAAGGCGCTGCATATCGGCGCCAGCTCGATGTACGCGTGGCAGTTCGCCAAGCTCCAGTCGATCGCCGAGAGGGCCGGCTCGGCCCGCTTCGTGACGATGCAGAACCGCTACAACCTTCTCTACCGCGAGGAAGAGCGGGAGATGGTGCCGCTGTGCATCGATCAGGGCGTGGGCATCATCCCCTACAGCCCGCTCGCGCGCGGTCTGCTCACCGGGAGCCGCCGGCGGGGCACCAAGCGGTCTGAAGTGGTCAAGGATTTCACACGCCCCGAGGACGAAGCCGTGGTCGATCGCGTGCTGGCCGTGGCCGAACGGCGCGGCGAGAGCCCGGCGCGCATCGCGCTCGCCTGGCTGCTCTCGCGTCCCGGCGTGACGGCACCGATCGTGGGCGCGACGAAGCTCTCGCACCTGGACGATGCGATCGCGGCGCTGGAAACAAAGCTTTCGCCCGAGGAGATTGCGGAACTGGAGGAGCCCTATGGCTGCCAGCCGCCGCAATTCGATCGCGCGACGGTCCCCTCGCACAACCATGCCGCCGCCGCAGCGTTGGCAGCGGCGCGCGGCGAGGCCTAA
- a CDS encoding ABC transporter permease, which produces MRLLLSLRAAGLTAWIGLALTTLVVAAALTSPWIFPGDPLRIVGPALEWPGQDPRFPLGTDALGRDMLAMIAHGARTTLIIGLAAAGTALVIGVTVGALAGYYDRGIGPLASRLIELFQTIPGLIFILAITAFLGARMQFIILSIGFVSWDPIARLTRAEFLAWRRRDFILACRSMGMGDGRIILGEILPNALGPIFAVFTLSVAGAILLESGLSFLQLSDPNVSTWGRLIGDGRGLIRTEWYVSALPGVAIVLTVVALSLISDAANDGLAARGKGQ; this is translated from the coding sequence ATGCGCCTGCTTCTCTCGCTGCGCGCCGCCGGCCTCACTGCGTGGATCGGGCTGGCACTGACCACGCTGGTCGTCGCGGCGGCGCTCACCTCGCCGTGGATCTTCCCCGGCGATCCGCTCCGCATCGTCGGCCCCGCTTTGGAATGGCCGGGGCAGGATCCGCGCTTCCCGCTCGGCACCGATGCGCTCGGTCGCGACATGCTGGCAATGATCGCGCACGGAGCGCGGACTACGCTCATCATCGGTCTCGCCGCCGCAGGCACCGCGCTGGTGATCGGCGTGACGGTGGGCGCGCTCGCGGGCTATTATGATCGCGGCATCGGCCCGCTCGCCAGCCGTCTGATCGAGCTGTTCCAGACCATACCGGGCCTGATCTTCATCCTCGCCATTACCGCCTTTCTCGGCGCACGGATGCAGTTCATCATCCTGTCGATCGGCTTCGTGTCGTGGGATCCGATCGCCCGGCTGACCCGGGCTGAATTTCTGGCTTGGCGGCGGCGCGACTTCATTCTCGCCTGCCGCTCGATGGGGATGGGCGACGGCCGGATCATCCTCGGCGAGATCCTGCCCAATGCGCTGGGGCCGATCTTCGCGGTGTTCACCCTGTCGGTGGCAGGTGCGATCTTGCTGGAATCCGGCCTGTCCTTCCTTCAGCTCAGCGACCCCAATGTCTCGACGTGGGGAAGGCTGATCGGCGACGGGCGCGGGCTGATCCGGACCGAGTGGTACGTGTCGGCGCTGCCGGGCGTGGCAATCGTGCTGACCGTCGTTGCCCTTAGCCTGATCAGTGACGCCGCCAATGACGGCCTCGCCGCGCGAGGGAAGGGTCAATGA